The following are encoded together in the Cicer arietinum cultivar CDC Frontier isolate Library 1 chromosome 2, Cicar.CDCFrontier_v2.0, whole genome shotgun sequence genome:
- the LOC101504225 gene encoding omega-3 fatty acid desaturase, endoplasmic reticulum, giving the protein MAIAIANEDDNNNNHVDFDPSAPPPFKIAEIRAAIPKHCWVKNPWRSLSYVLRDVLVVAALVVAAIQLDSWFFWPLYWPLQGTMFWAIFVLGHDCGHGSFSDSTLLNNFVGHILHSSILVPYHGWRISHRTHHQNHGNVEKDESWVPLTEKVYKDLDSMTKFVRFTVPLPMFAYPIYLWRRSPGKSGSHFHPYSNLFSANERIEVTISTLCWTVMFSTLLYLSFVTSPLLILKLYGVPYWIFVLWLDFVTYLHHHGYKQKLPWYRGQEWSYLRGGLTTVDRDYGWINNIHHDIGTHVVHHLFPQIPHYHLIEATKAAKPIFGQYYREPEKSSPLPFHLIKYLVQSMKEDHFVSDTGDVVFYQSDPELYKSTKTN; this is encoded by the exons ATGGCTATAGCTATAGCTAATGAGgacgacaacaacaacaaccatgTTGATTTTGACCCTAGTGCTCCTCCACCATTTAAGATTGCTGAAATTAGAGCTGCTATTCCAAAGCATTGTTGGGTGAAGAATCCATGGAGATCTCTAAGTTATGTTCTTAGAGATGTTTTAGTTGTTGCTGCATTGGTTGTTGCTGCAATTCAACTTGATAGCTGGTTCTTTTGGCCCCTTTATTGGCCTCTTCAAGGAACAATGTTTTGGGCCATTTTTGTTCTTGGACATGATTG TGGCCATGGAAGCTTCTCAGATAGTACTCTGCTGAATAATTTTGTGGGACATATTTTGCATTCCTCAATTCTTGTTCCATACCATGGATG GAGAATTAGCCATAGAACACATCACCAAAACCATGGAAATGTTGAGAAAGATGAATCATGGGTTCCA TTGACAGAAAAAGTTTACAAGGATCTTGACAGCATGACAAAGTTTGTGAGGTTCACTGTGCCTTTACCAATGTTTGCATATCCCATTTATTtg TGGAGAAGAAGTCCTGGAAAATCAGGGTCTCACTTTCATCCTTACAGCAACTTGTTCTCAGCCAATGAAAGAATTGAAGTCACAATTTCAACATTGTGTTGGACTGTCATGTTTTCTACGCTTCTCTATTTGTCATTCGTTACTAGTCCTCTTTTAATTCTCAAGCTTTATGGAGTTCCCTATTGG ATTTTTGTCTTGTGGTTGGATTTTGTCACATACTTGCATCATCATGGTTATAAGCAGAAATTACCATGGTACCGTGGCCAG GAATGGAGTTATCTAAGAGGTGGTCTTACAACCGTTGATCGTGATTATGGTTGGATTAATAACATTCATCATGACATTGGCACACATGTTGTCCATCATCTTTTCCCTCAAATTCCTCATTATCATTTGATTGAAGCG ACAAAAGCAGCAAAACCAATTTTTGGACAGTACTACCGTGAGCCAGAAAAATCATCTCCATTGCCATTTCATCTAATTAAGTACTTAGTACAAAGCATGAAAGAAGATCACTTTGTAAGTGACACTGGAGATGTTGTCTTTTATCAAAGTGACCCTGAGCTCTACAAAAGCACCAAGACTAATTGA
- the LOC101505396 gene encoding selT-like protein, with protein MDRTQLLLVGLPLFLLCSDIFSLFTPPPPNPSHNHHRHHHHHHQPPPVVDPVAIPFPSESEKPISNIGGDVGFGNTVNINFCSSCSYRGTAVTMKNMLEIALPGTEVILANYPPPLPKRLLSKAVPVVQVGVISVVIGGEQIFPMLGFIATPPWYYSLRSNRFGTIASAWLLGNALQSFLQSTGAFEVYFNGELVFSKLKERRFPGEIELKDLITKRMATSRLVSSASELRL; from the exons ATGGATCGCACTCAGCTTCTGTTGGTAGGTTTACCTCTCTTCCTTCTCTGTTCTGACATCTTTTCCCTTTTCACACCTCCACCTCCCAACCCATCTCACAACCACCATcgtcaccaccaccaccaccatcaACCACCGCCAGTCGTTGACCCCGTGGCCATACCGTTCCCCTCCGAATCCGAG AAACCAATCAGTAATATTGGAGGAGATGTTGGTTTCGGCAACACTGTTAATATCAATTTCTGCTCTTCTTGCTCCTACAG GGGAACAGCGGTAACAATGAAGAATATGTTGGAGATTGCCTTGCCTGGAACGGAGGTTATTCTTGCAAATTATCCCCCACCACTTCCAAAACGTCTGCTAAGCAAAGCGGTTCCAGTTGTTCAAGTTGGTGTTATAAGTGTTGTAATTGGAGGGGAACAGATTTTTCCAATGTTGGGTTTTATTGCAACTCCTCCTTGGTATTATAGCTTGCGTTCTAATAGGTTCGGAACCATTGCCAGTGCCTGGCTTCTTGGGAATGCCTTGCAGTCATTCTTGCAAAGCACCGGGGCATTTGAAGTTTACTTCAACGGCGAATTG GTGTTCTCTAAACTCAAGGAGAGAAGGTTTCCTGGAGAGATAGAGTTGAAGGATCTGATCACCAAAAGGATGGCAACTTCTAGACTTGTCAGCAGTGCCTCAGAATTGAGGCTTTAG
- the LOC101505730 gene encoding internal alternative NAD(P)H-ubiquinone oxidoreductase A1, mitochondrial-like isoform X2, translated as MSWLRNLSKCYFSATKQPTKTHLFQSSTLLSRFSTSTPETGSTGPVRYAGLGPTKPHEKPRVVVLGTGWAGCRFMKGLDSKIYDIVCVSPRNHMVFTPLLASTCVGTLEFRSVAEPVARIQPAISNEPGSFFFLANCTSINAHKHEVQCETVTEGTQTIDPWKFTISYDKLVIALGAQPTTFGIHGVHEHAIFLREVYHAQEIRRKLLLNLMMSDVPGITEEEKKRLLHCVVVGGGPTGVEFSGELSDFIMRDVRQRYAHVKDYIHVTLIEANEILSSFDDRLRHYATNQLTKVAERQGKYLAGLLNKIGKANGGHANSMKDIDLGDQFVYKHLGSMATVGSYKALVDLRQNKEAKGLSLAGFISWFVWRSAYLTRVISWRNRFYVAINWATTFVFGRDISRI; from the exons ATGTCCTGGTTAAGAAACCTCTCCAAATGTTACTTCTCCGCCACGAAACAACCCACAAAAACACACCTCTTCCAATCTTCCACTCTCCTCTCTCGCTTCTCCACTTCCACCCCTGAAACCGGTTCGACCGGTCCTGTTCGTTACGCGGGTCTGGGACCCACGAAGCCACACGAGAAGCCACGCGTGGTGGTTCTCGGCACCGGTTGGGCTGGATGTAGATTCATGAAAGGGTTGGATTCTAAAATCTATGACATCGTTTGTGTATCCCCTAGAAATCACATGGTTTTCACACCTCTCTTGGCTTCTACTTGTGTTGGTACTCTTGAGTTTAGATCTGTTGCTGAACCTGTTGCCAGGATTCAACCTGCCATTTCTAATGAACCCGGTTCTTTTTTCTTCCTTGCTAATTGTACCAGTATCAATGCTCATAAACATgag GTGCAATGTGAGACTGTAACTGAAGGAACGCAGACAATAGATCCTTGGAAGTTTACAATCTCCTATGACAAACTAGTAATTGCATTAGGAGCACAACCTACCACTTTTGGAATTCATGGAGTTCATGAACATGCAATTTTTCTTCGTGAAGTTTACCATGCACAGGAAATTCGTCGCAAGTTGCTCCTGAATTTGATGATGTCTGATGTTCCAG GGATTACGgaagaggaaaagaaaaggcTGTTACACTGTGTGGTTGTGGGAGGTGGTCCAACTGGAGTTGAATTTAGTGGTGAACTTAGTGATTTTATTATGAGAGATGTTCGTCAGAGATATGCTCATGTGAAGGATTATATCCATGTTACTCTGATTGAG GCCAATGAGATATTGTCTTCCTTTGATGACCGACTCAGGCACTACGCCACCAACCAGTTGACAAAG GTAGCAGAGAGGCAAGGTAAATACTTAGCAGGCTTATTAAACAAAATAGGTAAAGCCAATGGAGGCCACGCAAACAGCATGAAAGACATTGACTTGGGGGATCAGTTTGTTTACAAGCACCTTGGAAGCATGGCGACTGTCGGCAGTTACAAGGCTCTAGTGGACCTTAGACAGAACAAG GAAGCAAAGGGGTTGTCTCTGGCAGGTTTCATCAGTTGGTTTGTTTGGCGTTCGGCGTATCTAACTCGTGTCATTAGCTGGAGGAACAGATTCTATGTAGCTATTAACTGGGCTACGACTTTTGTTTTTGGCCGTGACATAAGcagaatatga
- the LOC101504874 gene encoding jacalin-related lectin 3 isoform X1 → MSSDDSIKKPASVGPWGGNGGSRWDDGIYSGVRQLVIIHGTGIDSIQIEYDKKGSSIWSEKHGGSGGNKTDKVKLDYPDEFLTSIHGYYGSLNQWGHNLVRSLSFESNKKTYGPFGVEHGTFFSVPMTGAKIVGFHGSCGWYLDAIGVYLKSLKQPNPSKILLNSQGHITNTSESFGYSVIQGTVNQNYDIVLAVRQKDHKDDFGKPIPNKVSGKISTVKESNNIEHKEKITHPEKSPAKVDGVVTHGPWGGIGGYAFDDGTYNGIRQINLSRNVGIVWIRVLYDSDGDAIWGCKQGGKGGFKNDKIVFDFPYEVLTHISGYYGPLMYMGPAVVRSLTFHTTKRKYGPFGEEQGTYFTTKVKEGKIVGIHGKKGLFLDAFGVHVVEGKVVVPVAMPPKEIIPRERNIGEIGNAQWPNKLVLAKQTAAEEVSYGVIKEPASCGAGPWGGDGGRPWDDGVFSAIKQIYLTKVSEGICSIQIEYDRNRQSVWSVKHGGNGGDTMHRIQLEYPHEVLTCISGYYGSITKDENQTIIKSLTFHTSRGQYGPYGEEVGKFFTSTTTEGKVVGFHGRSSLYLDAIGVHMQHWLGNQKTSRSSLFKIF, encoded by the exons ATG AGTTCTGATGATTCCATAAAGAAACCGGCATCTGTTGGGCCATGGGGAGGCAATGGAGGGTCCCGTTGGGATGACGGGATATACTCAGGAGTAAGGCAATTGGTGATAATTCACGGGACAGGAATTGACTCCATCCAGATTGAATATGATAAGAAAGGAAGCTCTATTTGGTCGGAGAAACATGGTGGAAGTGGAGGAAACAAAACTGACAAA GTGAAACTTGATTATCCAGATGAGTTCCTAACTTCTATTCATGGATACTATGGTAGCTTAAATCAATGGGGGCACAACTTAGTTCGGTCACTGAGTTTCGAGAGTAACAAGAAAACTTATGGACCATTTGGTGTCGAGCATGGGACTTTTTTTTCGGTCCCAATGACTGGAGCCAAGATTGTTGGGTTCCATGGAAGTTGTGGTTGGTACCTAGATGCCATTGGAGTCTATCTGAAGTCCTTGAAGCAACCAAATCCATCCAAAATTTTGCTTAATTCACAGGGCCACATTACTAACACTTCCGAGAGTTTTGGCTATTCTGTGATACAAGGAACTGTGAACCAGAACTATGATATTGTTCTTGCTGTAAGACAGAAAGATCATAAAGATGATTTCGGTAAGCCTATACCAAACAAGGTATCAGGAAAGATTTCTACTGTCAAAGAATCAAATAACATTGAACATAAAGAAAAG ATAACACATCCAGAAAAGTCACCCGCAAAGGTTGATGGTGTAGTTACACACGGTCCTTGGGGTGGCATTGGTGGATATGCATTTGACGATGGAACCTATAACGGAATCAGGCAAATCAATTTGTCGCGCAATGTTGGAATTGTGTGGATTAGAGTTTTGTATGATTCTGATGGGGATGCCATATGGGGGTGCAAACAAGGTGGGAAAGGAGGATTTAAAAATGATAAG ATAGTCTTTGATTTCCCATATGAAGTCCTGACACATATATCTGGCTACTATGGACCTTTGATGTACATGGGGCCTGCTGTTGTAAGATCACTAACTTTCCACACTACAAAAAGAAAGTATGGACCATTTGGGGAAGAACAAGGAACTTATTTCACCACAAAGGTGAAAGAAGGTAAAATTGTTGGCATTCATGGGAAAAAAGGTTTGTTCCTTGATGCTTTTGGTGTACATGTAGTAGAAGGAAAAGTAGTAGTACCGGTGGCAATGCCACCAAAGGAAATAATCCCTAGAGAAAGAAATATTGGTGAGATAGGAAATGCTCAATGGCCTAACAAATTGGTACTTGCTAAACAAACAGCAGCTGAAGAG GTTTCTTATGGTGTGATCAAAGAACCAGCTTCGTGCGGAGCAGGTCCTTGGGGTGGAGATGGAGGTAGACCTTGGGACGATGGAGTCTTTTCTGCCATTAAGCagatttatttgacaaaagtaTCAGAAGGCATCTGCTCCATTCAAATTGAGTATGATCGAAACAGGCAATCTGTGTGGTCTGTAAAACATGGTGGTAATGGTGGAGACACCATGCATAGG ATACAACTGGAGTATCCACATGAGGTACTGACTTGTATATCTGGCTATTATGGATCAATCACAAAGGATGAGAACCAAACAATCATAAAGTCACTGACATTCCACACCAGTCGCGGTCAGTATGGTCCATATGGTGAGGAAGTCGGGAAATTCTTCACTTCAACCACTACAGAGGGAAAGGTGGTTGGTTTCCATGGAAGGAGTAGCTTGTACTTGGATGCTATTGGAGTCCATATGCAACACTGGCTTGGAAATCAGAAAACTTCAAGGTCCTCACTCTTCAAGatattttga
- the LOC101504874 gene encoding uncharacterized protein isoform X2, whose product MENIHIIIPSKSKPPLSFSSYNATQFDCIVSKRVNANSNNVSITKTSNPKLMDAQLNQLCINGSLSEVVTYLDAIAEQGSKVRPITYMNLLQSCIDKDCIFVGKELHARIGLVEKVNPFVETKLVSMYAKCGYLDKARKVFDEMHVRNLFTWSAMIGACSRNKSWKEVVGLFYEMMEHGVLPDEFLLPKVLQACGKCRDLETARLIHSMMIRRGMCWNERVHNSIMAVYAKCGEMDCAKKIFDCMDRKNSVVWNAMISGFCQNGEIEQAHKYFDAMQKEGIEPGLVTWNILIACYNQLGFCDLAIDLMRKMECLGIAPDVYTWTSMISGFSQKGRISHALDLLREMFLAGVEPNSITIASAASACASLKSLSMGLEIHSIAVKMNLVGNLLIGNSLIDMYSKCGDLKAAQCIFDMMLVRDVYSWNSIIGGYFQAGFCGKAHELFRKMQESNSPPNIVTWNVMITGYMQSGAEDRALDLFTSIEKDGKIKRNVASWNSLISGFLQIGQKDKALQLFRNMQFFHIALNSVTILSILPACANLVASKKVKEIHCCSVRRNLVSELPVSHLLIDSYAKSGNLMYSRNIFYGLSWKDVVSLNSMLSGYVLNGCSESAIDLFHQMRKEGIRPNRGTFATILLAYGHTGMKPASVGPWGGNGGSRWDDGIYSGVRQLVIIHGTGIDSIQIEYDKKGSSIWSEKHGGSGGNKTDKVKLDYPDEFLTSIHGYYGSLNQWGHNLVRSLSFESNKKTYGPFGVEHGTFFSVPMTGAKIVGFHGSCGWYLDAIGVYLKSLKQPNPSKILLNSQGHITNTSESFGYSVIQGTVNQNYDIVLAVRQKDHKDDFGKPIPNKVSGKISTVKESNNIEHKEKITHPEKSPAKVDGVVTHGPWGGIGGYAFDDGTYNGIRQINLSRNVGIVWIRVLYDSDGDAIWGCKQGGKGGFKNDKIVFDFPYEVLTHISGYYGPLMYMGPAVVRSLTFHTTKRKYGPFGEEQGTYFTTKVKEGKIVGIHGKKGLFLDAFGVHVVEGKVVVPVAMPPKEIIPRERNIGEIGNAQWPNKLVLAKQTAAEEVSYGVIKEPASCGAGPWGGDGGRPWDDGVFSAIKQIYLTKVSEGICSIQIEYDRNRQSVWSVKHGGNGGDTMHRIQLEYPHEVLTCISGYYGSITKDENQTIIKSLTFHTSRGQYGPYGEEVGKFFTSTTTEGKVVGFHGRSSLYLDAIGVHMQHWLGNQKTSRSSLFKIF is encoded by the exons atggaaaatattcatattattaTACCCAGTAAATCAAAGCCTCCATTATCATTCTCTTCTTACAATGCCACCCAATTTGATTGCATTGTCTCAAAAAGGGTGAATgcaaattccaacaatgtctcAATTACAAAAACTTCAAACCCAAAATTAATGGACGCCCAATTGAACCAACTATGCATTAATGGCTCTTTAAGTGAAGTTGTTACATATCTTGATGCCATTGCTGAACAAGGGTCTAAGGTTAGACCCATTACCTACATGAACCTTTTACAGTCATGCATTGATAAAGATTGCATTTTTGTGGGTAAGGAATTGCATGCTAGAATTGGGTTGGTGGAAAAAGTTAACCCTTTTGTGGAGACCAAGTTGGTTAGTATGTATGCAAAATGTGGGTATTTAGATAAGGCACGTAAAGTGTTCGATGAAATGCATGTGAGGAATTTGTTCACTTGGTCTGCTATGATTGGTGCTTGTTCAAGAAACAAGAGTTGGAAGGAGGTTGTTGGACTATTTTATGAAATGATGGAGCATGGTGTTTTGCCTGATGAGTTTTTGCTCCCGAAGGTTTTGCAGGCGTGTGGGAAGTGTAGGGATTTGGAGACTGCGAGGTTGATTCATTCTATGATGATTCGGCGTGGAATGTGCTGGAATGAGCGTGTGCACAATTCGATTATGGCTGTGTATGCCAAGTGTGGGGAGATGGATTGTGCAAAGAAGATTTTCGATTGTATGGATAGGAAGAATAGTGTTGTGTGGAATGCGATGATATCTGGGTTTTGCCAGAACGGTGAGATTGAACAAGctcataaatattttgatgCAATGCAGAAAGAAGGGATTGAACCTGGTTTGGTAACTTGGAACATTTTGATTGCCTGTTATAATCAGTTAGGGTTTTGTGATCTTGCGATCGATTTAATGAGAAAGATGGAGTGTTTAGGTATTGCTCCAGATGTATATACTTGGACTTCAATGATTTCTGGCTTTAGTCAAAAGGGTAGGATAAGTCATGCTTTAGATTTGTTGAGAGAAATGTTTCTAGCAGGAGTTGAGCCTAATAGCATTACAATTGCGAGTGCAGCCTCAGCGTGTGCATCCTTAAAATCATTGAGTATGGGATTAGAAATACATTCTATTGCCGTTAAGATGAATTTGGTTGGCAATTTGCTAATTGGTAATTCACTGATTGACATGTATTCCAAGTGTGGCGATCTCAAAGCTGCTCAATGCATTTTTGATATGATGTTAGTGAGAGATGTATATTCTTGGAACTCAATTATTGGAGGATATTTTCAAGCTGGTTTCTGTGGCAAAGCTCATGAATTATTTAGGAAAATGCAGGAATCTAATTCACCACCTAATATTGTTACATGGAATGTAATGATCACAGGATATATGCAGAGTGGTGCTGAGGATCGGGCATTGGATCTTTTTACAAGCATCGAGAAAGATGGAAAAATTAAGCGAAATGTAGCTTCATGGAATTCGTTAATATCTGGTTTCCTACAAATTGGACAAAAGGACAAGGCATTGCAGTTATTTCGGAATATGCAGTTTTTCCACATAGCTCTCAACTCGGTCACAATTCTAAGTATCCTTCCGGCCTGTGCAAATTTAGTGGCCAGCAAGAAAGTGAAAGAAATCCATTGTTGTTCAGTGCGTAGAAATTTAGTGTCTGAACTTCCTGTATCACATTTATTAATCGATAGTTATGCCAAGTCAGGAAATTTAATGTACTCCAGAAATATTTTTTACGGATTGTCGTGGAAAGATGTCGTTAGTTTGAACTCTATGCTTTCGGGTTATGTTTTAAATGGCTGTTCGGAGTCTGCAATTGATCTTTTTCATCAGATGAGGAAGGAAGGAATTCGACCAAATAGAGGTACTTTTGCAACTATTCTCTTAGCTTACGGTCACACTGGAATG AAACCGGCATCTGTTGGGCCATGGGGAGGCAATGGAGGGTCCCGTTGGGATGACGGGATATACTCAGGAGTAAGGCAATTGGTGATAATTCACGGGACAGGAATTGACTCCATCCAGATTGAATATGATAAGAAAGGAAGCTCTATTTGGTCGGAGAAACATGGTGGAAGTGGAGGAAACAAAACTGACAAA GTGAAACTTGATTATCCAGATGAGTTCCTAACTTCTATTCATGGATACTATGGTAGCTTAAATCAATGGGGGCACAACTTAGTTCGGTCACTGAGTTTCGAGAGTAACAAGAAAACTTATGGACCATTTGGTGTCGAGCATGGGACTTTTTTTTCGGTCCCAATGACTGGAGCCAAGATTGTTGGGTTCCATGGAAGTTGTGGTTGGTACCTAGATGCCATTGGAGTCTATCTGAAGTCCTTGAAGCAACCAAATCCATCCAAAATTTTGCTTAATTCACAGGGCCACATTACTAACACTTCCGAGAGTTTTGGCTATTCTGTGATACAAGGAACTGTGAACCAGAACTATGATATTGTTCTTGCTGTAAGACAGAAAGATCATAAAGATGATTTCGGTAAGCCTATACCAAACAAGGTATCAGGAAAGATTTCTACTGTCAAAGAATCAAATAACATTGAACATAAAGAAAAG ATAACACATCCAGAAAAGTCACCCGCAAAGGTTGATGGTGTAGTTACACACGGTCCTTGGGGTGGCATTGGTGGATATGCATTTGACGATGGAACCTATAACGGAATCAGGCAAATCAATTTGTCGCGCAATGTTGGAATTGTGTGGATTAGAGTTTTGTATGATTCTGATGGGGATGCCATATGGGGGTGCAAACAAGGTGGGAAAGGAGGATTTAAAAATGATAAG ATAGTCTTTGATTTCCCATATGAAGTCCTGACACATATATCTGGCTACTATGGACCTTTGATGTACATGGGGCCTGCTGTTGTAAGATCACTAACTTTCCACACTACAAAAAGAAAGTATGGACCATTTGGGGAAGAACAAGGAACTTATTTCACCACAAAGGTGAAAGAAGGTAAAATTGTTGGCATTCATGGGAAAAAAGGTTTGTTCCTTGATGCTTTTGGTGTACATGTAGTAGAAGGAAAAGTAGTAGTACCGGTGGCAATGCCACCAAAGGAAATAATCCCTAGAGAAAGAAATATTGGTGAGATAGGAAATGCTCAATGGCCTAACAAATTGGTACTTGCTAAACAAACAGCAGCTGAAGAG GTTTCTTATGGTGTGATCAAAGAACCAGCTTCGTGCGGAGCAGGTCCTTGGGGTGGAGATGGAGGTAGACCTTGGGACGATGGAGTCTTTTCTGCCATTAAGCagatttatttgacaaaagtaTCAGAAGGCATCTGCTCCATTCAAATTGAGTATGATCGAAACAGGCAATCTGTGTGGTCTGTAAAACATGGTGGTAATGGTGGAGACACCATGCATAGG ATACAACTGGAGTATCCACATGAGGTACTGACTTGTATATCTGGCTATTATGGATCAATCACAAAGGATGAGAACCAAACAATCATAAAGTCACTGACATTCCACACCAGTCGCGGTCAGTATGGTCCATATGGTGAGGAAGTCGGGAAATTCTTCACTTCAACCACTACAGAGGGAAAGGTGGTTGGTTTCCATGGAAGGAGTAGCTTGTACTTGGATGCTATTGGAGTCCATATGCAACACTGGCTTGGAAATCAGAAAACTTCAAGGTCCTCACTCTTCAAGatattttga
- the LOC101505730 gene encoding internal alternative NAD(P)H-ubiquinone oxidoreductase A2, mitochondrial-like isoform X1 encodes MSWLRNLSKCYFSATKQPTKTHLFQSSTLLSRFSTSTPETGSTGPVRYAGLGPTKPHEKPRVVVLGTGWAGCRFMKGLDSKIYDIVCVSPRNHMVFTPLLASTCVGTLEFRSVAEPVARIQPAISNEPGSFFFLANCTSINAHKHEVQCETVTEGTQTIDPWKFTISYDKLVIALGAQPTTFGIHGVHEHAIFLREVYHAQEIRRKLLLNLMMSDVPGITEEEKKRLLHCVVVGGGPTGVEFSGELSDFIMRDVRQRYAHVKDYIHVTLIEANEILSSFDDRLRHYATNQLTKSGVRLVRGTVKDVEEKKIILNDGTEVPYGLLVWSTGVGPSPIVRAMDLPKSPGGRIGIDEWLRVPSVQDIFSIGDCSGFVESTGKPTLPALAQVAERQGKYLAGLLNKIGKANGGHANSMKDIDLGDQFVYKHLGSMATVGSYKALVDLRQNKEAKGLSLAGFISWFVWRSAYLTRVISWRNRFYVAINWATTFVFGRDISRI; translated from the exons ATGTCCTGGTTAAGAAACCTCTCCAAATGTTACTTCTCCGCCACGAAACAACCCACAAAAACACACCTCTTCCAATCTTCCACTCTCCTCTCTCGCTTCTCCACTTCCACCCCTGAAACCGGTTCGACCGGTCCTGTTCGTTACGCGGGTCTGGGACCCACGAAGCCACACGAGAAGCCACGCGTGGTGGTTCTCGGCACCGGTTGGGCTGGATGTAGATTCATGAAAGGGTTGGATTCTAAAATCTATGACATCGTTTGTGTATCCCCTAGAAATCACATGGTTTTCACACCTCTCTTGGCTTCTACTTGTGTTGGTACTCTTGAGTTTAGATCTGTTGCTGAACCTGTTGCCAGGATTCAACCTGCCATTTCTAATGAACCCGGTTCTTTTTTCTTCCTTGCTAATTGTACCAGTATCAATGCTCATAAACATgag GTGCAATGTGAGACTGTAACTGAAGGAACGCAGACAATAGATCCTTGGAAGTTTACAATCTCCTATGACAAACTAGTAATTGCATTAGGAGCACAACCTACCACTTTTGGAATTCATGGAGTTCATGAACATGCAATTTTTCTTCGTGAAGTTTACCATGCACAGGAAATTCGTCGCAAGTTGCTCCTGAATTTGATGATGTCTGATGTTCCAG GGATTACGgaagaggaaaagaaaaggcTGTTACACTGTGTGGTTGTGGGAGGTGGTCCAACTGGAGTTGAATTTAGTGGTGAACTTAGTGATTTTATTATGAGAGATGTTCGTCAGAGATATGCTCATGTGAAGGATTATATCCATGTTACTCTGATTGAG GCCAATGAGATATTGTCTTCCTTTGATGACCGACTCAGGCACTACGCCACCAACCAGTTGACAAAG TCAGGAGTCCGACTTGTTCGTGGCACTGTGAAAGATGTTGAAGAAAAGAAGATTATACTGAATGATGGTACTGAGGTTCCATACGGATTGCTGGTATGGTCTACTGGAGTTGGTCCATCACCTATCGTCCGCGCGATGGATCTCCCTAAATCTCCTGGTGGAAG GATCGGCATTGATGAGTGGCTTCGTGTTCCTTCGGTACAGGACATCTTCTCAATAGGTGACTGCAGTGGATTTGTTGAAAGTACTGGAAAACCAACGCTTCCGGCTCTAGCCCAA GTAGCAGAGAGGCAAGGTAAATACTTAGCAGGCTTATTAAACAAAATAGGTAAAGCCAATGGAGGCCACGCAAACAGCATGAAAGACATTGACTTGGGGGATCAGTTTGTTTACAAGCACCTTGGAAGCATGGCGACTGTCGGCAGTTACAAGGCTCTAGTGGACCTTAGACAGAACAAG GAAGCAAAGGGGTTGTCTCTGGCAGGTTTCATCAGTTGGTTTGTTTGGCGTTCGGCGTATCTAACTCGTGTCATTAGCTGGAGGAACAGATTCTATGTAGCTATTAACTGGGCTACGACTTTTGTTTTTGGCCGTGACATAAGcagaatatga